One stretch of Oncorhynchus masou masou isolate Uvic2021 chromosome 9, UVic_Omas_1.1, whole genome shotgun sequence DNA includes these proteins:
- the LOC135546683 gene encoding extracellular calcium-sensing receptor-like — protein sequence MSSKEALSLKNTRDAENKGDPKRCVTQHTGPFRGPANESKRTQKTQSQGEEQQEAQLRVVGPDDGRSSVVDGDFVIGGVFSMHYYMHTVEHSYTSLPEPLQCTGSLDSRELRFSRAMVFAVEEINNSSDLLPGVTLGYQVHDSCSSVPMAVKVAFQLANGLDPMFDTGEQCSGSATVTAIVGESGSTPTISMLRVIGPFGIPQVSHFSTCACLSDKKQYPTFFRTIPSDQFQAAALAHLIRHFGWTWIGAVRSDSDYGNNGMAAFLQAAQEEGICVEYSEAFYRTNPLSRVQRVADVIRSSTAQVVVAFAATGDMRILLSELERLPSPPRQWIGSETWVTDPDMLRFAMCAGAIGFGIQRSVIPGLRDFLLDLSPQKVSNSPLLTEFWEGAFGWTSTGVGVEEKVCDGSEDIQQLQTPYTDTSQLRVTNMVYKAVYAIAHAIHSIVCEERENSTVYCDNHLHVKPTQVLERLRRVNFSRNGYQVSFDANGDPVPTYELVNWQIGDSGKMEFVTVGRYDASLPPDQMFDMEKEITWVKNSTQVPVSVCSESCPPGTRKAVQKGKPVCCYDCIQCAEGEISNNTDSSDCLICPEEYWPNAERDRCILKPVEFLSFHEVLGIILTACSVGGACLAIATATVFYRHRTSAIVRANNSELSFLLLFSLTLCFLCSLTFIGRPSEWSCMLRHTAFGITFVLCISCVLGKTIVVLMAFRATLPASNVMKWFGPQQQRLTVVSFTFVQALICTLWLVLSPPFPIKNLTTYKEKVLLECDLGSVGAFWAVLGYIGLLSLLCFVLAFLARKLPDNFNEAKFITFSMLIFCAVWITFIPAYVSSPGKFTVAVEIFAIITSSFGLFFLLFVPKCFIILFRPEKNNKKHLMEKTSNDKRY from the exons GACGGGGACTTTGTCATCGGGGGTGTTTTCTCCATGCACTACTACATGCACACTGTGGAACACAGCTACACCAGCCTGCCTGAGCCCCTGCAGTGCACAGGGAG TTTGGATTCCCGTGAGTTGCGCTTCTCGCGCGCCATGGTCTTCGCAGTTGAGGAGATAAACAACAGTTCAGACCTTCTACCAGGTGTCACCCTTGGTTATCAAGTGCACGACTCCTGCTCCTCGGTCCCTATGGCCGTGAAAGTGGCATTCCAACTGGCTAATGGCCTGGACCCCATGTTTGATACCGGAGAACAGTGCTCGGGGTCGGCTACGGTGACAGCTATCGTGGGCGAGTCTGGCTCCACGCCAACCATCAGCATGTTGCGCGTCATCGGCCCTTTCGGGATTCCTCAG GTGAGCCACTTTTCCACCTGTGCGTGTCTGAGTGATAAGAAACAGTATCCAACCTTCTTCAGAACCATCCCCAGTGATCAGTTCCAGGCTGCTGCTCTGGCCCACCTCATCAGGCACTTCGGCTGGACCTGGATTGGGGCGGTCCGTTCCGACTCTGACTACGGGAATAACGGGATGGCTGCTTTCCTGCAGGCAGCACAAGAGGAGGGTATCTGTGTGGAGTATTCTGAAGCCTTCTACCGTACCAACCCACTCAGCAGAGTGCAACGGGTGGCTGACGTGATCCGCAG CTCCACAGCCCAGGTGGTGGTTGCATTTGCAGCCACTGGGGACATGAGGATCCTGCTGAGTGAGTTGGAACGCCTGCCCTCTCCACCCCGCCAGTGGATCGGGAGTGAGACCTGGGTCACTGATCCAGATATGCTGCGCTTTGCAATGTGTGCCGGGGCCATCGGATTTGGCATCCAACGCTCTGTCATCCCCGGTCTTAGGGACTTCCTCCTGGACCTCTCCCCACAGAAGGTGTCCAACTCTCCCTTGCTCACTGAGTTCTGGGAGGGAGCCTTTGGCT gGACCTCTACAGGTGTTGGGGTTGAAGAGAAGGTGTGTGATGGCAGTGAGGATATACAGCAGCTACAGACCCCCTACACAGATACATCCCAGCTGCGTGTCACTAACATGGTGTACAAAGCTGTTTATGCCATAGCACACGCCATCCACAGCATCGTTTGTGAAGAGAGAGAAAACTCCACTGTTTACTGTGACAATCACCTCCATGTGAAGCCAACACAG GTCCTGGAGAGATTGAGGAGGGTGAACTTCTCTCGTAATGGGTACCAGGTGTCTTTCGATGCTAACGGGGACCCAGTGCCCACATATGAGCTCGTCAACTGGCAGATAGGAGATAGTGGGAAGATGGAGTTTGTGACAGTGGGGCGCTATGATGCGTCCCTGCCTCCTGACCAGATGTTTGACATGGAGAAGGAAATCACCTGGGTAAAGAACAGTACACAAGTACCTGTGTCAGTGTGCAGTGAGAGCTGTCCCCCAGGCACTCGTAAGGCTGTACAGAAAGGAAAGCCTGTATGCTGTTATGACTGTATCCAATGTGCAGAGGGAGAGATCAGTAATAACACAG ATTCTTCAGACTGTCTGATCTGTCCCGAGGAGTACTGGCCCAACGCTGAGAGAGACCGCTGTATCCTTAAGCCTGTGGAGTTCCTGTCCTTCCACGAGGTCCTCGGAATCATCCTGACTGCCTGCTCTGTGGGCGGGGCTTGTCTGGCCATCGCCACGGCAACCGTCTTCTACCGCCACCGAACTTCGGCCATCGTCAGGGCCAACAACTCTGAGCTGAGCTTCCTGCTGCTCTTCTCCTTGactctgtgttttctgtgttctCTTACCTTCATTGGCCGGCCCTCTGAGTGGTCCTGTATGCTGCGTCACACAGCGTTTGGGATCACCTTCGTTCTCTGCATCTCTTGTGTTCTGGGGAAAACAATAGTGGTGTTGATGGCCTTCAGGGCTACACTTCCAGCCAGTAATGTCATGAAATGGTTTGGTCCTCAACAGCAGAGATTGACTGTAGTGTCCTTCACGTTTGTCCAGGCTTTGATATGCACTCTGTGGTTGGTcctgtcccctcccttccccaTTAAAAACCTCACTACCTACAAGGAAAAGGTCCTTCTTGAGTGTGACTTAGGCTCTGTAGGTGCATTCTGGGCTGTGTTGGGTTATAtaggtctcctgtctctcttgtgCTTTGTGCTGGCTTTTCTGGCTCGGAAGCTGCCTGATAACTTCAATGAGGCCAAATTCATCACCTTCAGCATGCTCATATTCTGTGCTGTCTGGATCACCTTTATCCCAGCTTATGTCAGCTCTCCTGGGAAGTTCACTGTAGCTGTGGAGATCTTTGCCATCATCACCTCTAGCTTTGGGTTGTTCTTTCTATTATTTGTTCCTAAATGCTTTATTATTCTGTTCAGGCCAGAGAAGAACAACAAGAAACACCTTATGGAGAAGACATCCAATGATAAACGTTATTAA